DNA sequence from the Kiritimatiellia bacterium genome:
GCCGGGCCCGCCTCATTGATCCACACGCTGCCCGCGAGCGTGCCCGCCACCCCGGCCAGCAACACCAACACGACCCACCCGATCGCGAATCGCTTCATGACCGACCTCCCTGTTCTATGCGCAGCGCCTCGTTGTGGCGGTATTGTATCAGCCTGCCACGGCGATGGAAACAGGGAAATGTTCTCAATGTAGGGGCGCCCGAATCTTCAGCGAGCTGGAGGCGGGACGCCCTCGTCCCGCTCGATGCGCCGCGGGGGCGCGGCGCCTCCAGGACTCGCTAAAGATCGGGGCATGGGCGCCGGCCTTATGAATCAATCCTGTAGGGGCGCCGCTTGCCGGCGCCCGCAGAAGGGCCTGGCGGCAGAGGCATGCCGCCCTCCATCTAGGCCTGGTCCTCCACTCCTTCCCCGCCCTCCAGCAGGCCGCAGATGCCGCGCCGGGAGGCGGCGATGAAGTCGCAGAACTCCGTCACGGCCGGATCGTTCAACTCCGCGCGGATGCGCTCCACGGCCTGCGAGGTGTTCAGGCCGGAGCGGTAAAGAATCTTGAACGCGGCGCGCAGGGCCTGGCGTGTCTCGGGCTTGAAGCCCGCTCGGCGCAGCCCGACGGTGTTGAGGCCCAGGATCTGGTTCCCCGCGCCCGAGCGCCCGGTGCAAAACGGCGGGATGTCCTGCGACACCGCCCCCTGCCCGCCCATCATCGCGAGCCGCCCGATCCGCACGAACTGGTGCACGACGGCGTTGCCGCTGATGAACGCCCGCTCGCCCACCTCGACGTAGCCCGCCAGCAGCGCGCCGTTGACCAGGATCACGCCGTTCCCCAGCTTGACGTTGTGCGCGAGGTGCGAGTTGACCATCAGGAAGCAGTCGTCGCCGACCTCCGTGACGGTGTCCGGCTTCGTGCCGCGATGGATCGTCACGCCCTCGCGAATCCAACAGCGCGCGCCGATCCGGACATAGCTGACCGTCTCCGGCTTGAAGGCGAGATCCTGCGGAAGATCCCCGAGCACGGCGCCCGCATGAATCCGGCCACCCGGCCCGATGCTGGTGTAGCGGTGGATGACGGCGTGCGGGCCGATGACGCACCCGTCGCCGATCTGCGTATCCCGGTCGATGACGGCGAACGGCCCCACGACGACGTCCGCGCCGAGCACGGCGCCATGATCCACGACGGCGGTCGGATGAATGTTCATGATTTGTCCTCGAAGCTGACCACCCCGCTCTCGCGCAGGCTGTAATAGTCCTTCGCCCCCGGCTCCGCGGCGCGGCCCAGGATGATGTGGTCCAGCACCGGGATGTCCACGATCCGCCCCGCCTCGACCAGCTGGCGCGTGATCCGGATGTCCTCGGCCGACGGCGCGGGATCGCCGGAGGGATGGTTGTGCACGAGCACCACGGCGGCGGACAGGCAGCGGATCGCCTCCTTGAACACCTCGCGCGGGTGGGCCAGGCTGGCGTTGAGCAGGCCCGTGCTGATCTCCACGGGGTTCTGGCGCAGGCGGTTCTTCGTATCCAGCAGCAGGACCCAGAACGCCTCCGTCTCGCGCGTATTGGCCCGCCCGCGCAGGACGCGCGCGGCGTCCTCCGGCGTGCGGACGAACGGGCGCTCGGGCGCGGATTCCTCGTTCAGGCGGCGGCCGAGCTCGAGGGCGGCGCGCAGGATCTGGGCCTTGACGGGGCCGATGCCCTTCTTCTTCGTCAGTTCCTGGACCGGGGCCTGGGCGAGCGCGGTCAGCGAGCCGTACTCCATCAGGAGGTTATGCGCCAGGTCCACGACGTTCAGGCCCTTCATGCCGCACCGCAGCAGCAGGGCGATGAGCACCTCCTCGGACACGTGCTCGGCGCCGAGCCGCTCGAACAGCTCGCGCGGCCGCTGCCGCGACGGGATGTCGGCGACGCGCCTCGGCGCAATGGGATAGAGCGTTTCCATGGTCACGGGTCGCGGAAGCCGTTCGCGCCGTCCCCGGGCGGCGACTCCCCGTGGTCCAGCCGGTACGGCAGGCACAGGCCGAACAGCCGCTCCGGAAGGCTGACGTCGAGCCGGACCGCGCCGTCGGCCTCGTATTTCTCCTCGAACACCCTACCGGAACTCCGGATGGCGGCAAGCAATTTTCCCTCCGCCGGCGGGACGAGCAGCTGCGCGCGCAGGGTGCGGCTCTTGAGGAAGTCGGCGAGCTCGGCCCGGAACATGTCGAGCCCCTCGCCGGTCAGCGCGGAGACCGTCACCGGCCGCTCGAGGCCGGGCGCCAGCCGCGCGGCCTGCGCGCCCGCCGCCGGCAGGTCCAGCTTGTTCAGCACGGAAATCCGGGGCTTCCCCTCCGCGCCGAGTTCCTTCAGCACCTGGTCCACGGCGCGGATTTGCTCCTCGACGCCCGGGTGCGCGGCGTCGATGACGTGGATCAGCAGGTCCGCCTCGCCGACCTCCTCCAGCGTCGCCTTGAACGACTCGACGAGGTGGTGCGGCAGCTTGCGGATGAAGCCGACCGTGTCGGTGATCAGGGCGGGCTGGTGGTTCGGCAGGCGGATCTGCCGCGTGGTGGGATCGAGCGTGGCGAAGAGCCGGTCGTCGGCCTCGACCTGCGCGTCGGCCAGGTGGTTGATCAGCGTGGACTTGCCGGCGTTGGTGTAGCCCACGAGCGTCAGCAGGGCCCAGCCGTGGCGGCGGCGGCCGCGCCGCTGCTCGGCGCGGTGCTGACGCACCTCCTCGAGCGACTCGCGAATCCGCGTGATCCGATCGAGGATCCGGCGCCGGTCCAGTTCCAGCTGCTTCTCGCCCGGGCCGCGCAGGCCGATGCCGCCCTGCTGGCGCTCGAGGTGCGTCCACATGCCGCGCAGGCGCGGCAGCAGGTATTGCAGTTGCGCCAGCTCGATCTGCAGGCGACCGGCCTTCGAGCGGGCGT
Encoded proteins:
- the lpxA gene encoding acyl-ACP--UDP-N-acetylglucosamine O-acyltransferase — protein: MNIHPTAVVDHGAVLGADVVVGPFAVIDRDTQIGDGCVIGPHAVIHRYTSIGPGGRIHAGAVLGDLPQDLAFKPETVSYVRIGARCWIREGVTIHRGTKPDTVTEVGDDCFLMVNSHLAHNVKLGNGVILVNGALLAGYVEVGERAFISGNAVVHQFVRIGRLAMMGGQGAVSQDIPPFCTGRSGAGNQILGLNTVGLRRAGFKPETRQALRAAFKILYRSGLNTSQAVERIRAELNDPAVTEFCDFIAASRRGICGLLEGGEGVEDQA
- the hflX gene encoding GTPase HflX — translated: MGRTPLSFRDEPERVLLVGVRLKDQRREVVEDLLDELAQLADTAGAEVVGRMISNQQTFHPATLIGKGKAAELAGRAAAEDITTILFDDDLSPAQGRNLADITECKVIDRAQLILDIFAQHARSKAGRLQIELAQLQYLLPRLRGMWTHLERQQGGIGLRGPGEKQLELDRRRILDRITRIRESLEEVRQHRAEQRRGRRRHGWALLTLVGYTNAGKSTLINHLADAQVEADDRLFATLDPTTRQIRLPNHQPALITDTVGFIRKLPHHLVESFKATLEEVGEADLLIHVIDAAHPGVEEQIRAVDQVLKELGAEGKPRISVLNKLDLPAAGAQAARLAPGLERPVTVSALTGEGLDMFRAELADFLKSRTLRAQLLVPPAEGKLLAAIRSSGRVFEEKYEADGAVRLDVSLPERLFGLCLPYRLDHGESPPGDGANGFRDP
- the radC gene encoding DNA repair protein RadC, producing METLYPIAPRRVADIPSRQRPRELFERLGAEHVSEEVLIALLLRCGMKGLNVVDLAHNLLMEYGSLTALAQAPVQELTKKKGIGPVKAQILRAALELGRRLNEESAPERPFVRTPEDAARVLRGRANTRETEAFWVLLLDTKNRLRQNPVEISTGLLNASLAHPREVFKEAIRCLSAAVVLVHNHPSGDPAPSAEDIRITRQLVEAGRIVDIPVLDHIILGRAAEPGAKDYYSLRESGVVSFEDKS